Part of the Sphingobacterium sp. LZ7M1 genome, GTCTAGGATTGATTTCGTTCGGGACTCCTTGCAACAGGCTTTTTCAAGTGCTACCAATGATTTAGATGCCAATGGTATCCAAAATCTACGTTCTGAGATGTTGATGAAGTTCGAACCTTTCTTTAAGAACTACATCGCTGAGGCGGTTTCATTTGCCCAAAAGAACAATGACTTGGCCGGTTTTTATGTAATGAGCACATTGGATCCCGAAATGGCCGAACCAGAATTGATTGCCTATGCCGATCAAATCAAAGCAGAGTTCCCAAACAATCGTTATGTGAATGAGTTCAAGACTGAGGTTGATAAACTTAGGAAGCTGGCTGTAGGTCAAGCCGCTCCCGAAATCTTGGCTTATACACCGGATAATAAAACCGTAAAGCTTTCAGACTATAAAGGCAAATATGTTTTGGTAGACTTCTGGGCGTCATGGTGCATGCCTTGCCGTGAGGAGAACCCTAACATCGTCAAACAATACAATAACTTCAAAGACCATAATTTTACTGTTTTAGGCGTGTCCTTGGATAACAATCCAGGCTCTTGGATGCGTGCTATACAGGACGATAAGTTAGAATGGACGAATATCTCAGACCTTCAGGCATGGAGCTCTCCATTGATTATTGATTATTCCATCAAAGGTATCCCAGCATCTTACCTCTTAGATGAGCAGGGCGTTATCATTGCTAAGAATTTGAGGGGAAAGCAATTAGAAGATTTTTTAACGAAAACCTTAAAAAAATAAGAATCAATTGTTAAGTCTATTTTAAGGCTTAACAATTTCATAACTTTTGGGTAACTTTATTTTATAATTAAGTATATACCTTAGCAAAAAAACAGCTTATATGGCCAATAATCAAAAGATTCTTGTGGTTGATGATGAGTCCGACATTGTTGAACTCATTTCATACAATTTAACTAAGGAAGGTTACCAAGTATATACCGCTTCTAATGGGAAAGAAGCTATTAAAGTTGCCAAAGAGGTTTTTCCAGACCTTATTATCCTTGATGTCATGATGCCGGAGATGGATGGTATTGAAGCCTGTCGTTTGATGCGTTCGATGCCTGAGTTCAAACAGATCTTCATGGTATTCTTGACAGCTAGGAGTGAGGAGTATTCCGAAATCGCAGGTTTCCATGTAGGAGCTGACGATTATATTGCCAAGCCAATTAAGCCAAGGGCTTTAATGAGCCGTATCAATGCAATCTTAAGAAGAAATACTACAGAGGTTATTGATGATCAGGTAACTGATAAACTTGAGATCTCTGACCTCGTAATTGATAGGGATTCTTTCTTGGTATTCCGTGGGGATGAGAAATTTGTACTGGCGAAAAAAGAATTTGAACTGCTATACCTGTTAGCTTCAAAACCCAACAAAGTATTCACAAGGGAGCAGATCCTGAAAGCGATCTGGGAGGATTCCGTAGTCGTGACCAATAGGACGATCGACGTGCATATCCGAAAACTCCGAGAAAAGATTGGAGACAGCTATGTCACTACAGTCAAGGGGGTTGGCTACAAGTTTGAACTAGAATAAAGAAATTTTAATTACAAACCGGACCAGATTGGTTCGGTTTTTGTTTTTAAGAGCACGCAATCGTTTGCACTAATAAATTTTATATATTTACTCAATATTTTAAAACTTAAATTAAAACGAGAAAAACATATGTGTGGAATTGTCGGTTATACTGGAACGCGCCAAGCTTATCCCATTGTGATAGACGGCTTAAAGAAATTAGAATACAGAGGATACGATAGTGCTGGTATAGCACTTCAACAAGGAGATTCCTTAAAGGTTTACAAGAAAGCAGGTAAAGTTGCAGCGTTAGAAGAATTTGTTGGAGACCAATCCACAGCTGGCACTACAGGAATTGGTCATACCCGTTGGGCTACCCACGGCGAACCCTCAGACCGAAATGCTCACCCCCATGTTTCCAAATCTGGAAAACTTGCCATGATCCATAACGGAATCATCGAGAACTATGCCCAACTAAAAAACGAACTTACTAAAGAAGGATACGAATTTAAATCCGATACGGATTCCGAGGTCCTACTTAACTTCATTGAAGACATACAAGAAAAGAATGAATGTGGTCTTGAGGAGGCAATCCGCATTGCCCTAAAAAGGGTG contains:
- a CDS encoding TlpA disulfide reductase family protein, producing the protein MKKFAVYIGLVGMLSAGLSSCSNSDTIQVGGVIENPGNVKVVSFYEGEQKLDSTFIADGNRFKFERPATQERLLTLAVGNNRYPIILEPGKAVEFNVNLQNPDQYEVKGSELSQKLKDFAVQKSRIDFVRDSLQQAFSSATNDLDANGIQNLRSEMLMKFEPFFKNYIAEAVSFAQKNNDLAGFYVMSTLDPEMAEPELIAYADQIKAEFPNNRYVNEFKTEVDKLRKLAVGQAAPEILAYTPDNKTVKLSDYKGKYVLVDFWASWCMPCREENPNIVKQYNNFKDHNFTVLGVSLDNNPGSWMRAIQDDKLEWTNISDLQAWSSPLIIDYSIKGIPASYLLDEQGVIIAKNLRGKQLEDFLTKTLKK
- a CDS encoding response regulator transcription factor, with product MANNQKILVVDDESDIVELISYNLTKEGYQVYTASNGKEAIKVAKEVFPDLIILDVMMPEMDGIEACRLMRSMPEFKQIFMVFLTARSEEYSEIAGFHVGADDYIAKPIKPRALMSRINAILRRNTTEVIDDQVTDKLEISDLVIDRDSFLVFRGDEKFVLAKKEFELLYLLASKPNKVFTREQILKAIWEDSVVVTNRTIDVHIRKLREKIGDSYVTTVKGVGYKFELE